One genomic segment of Catalinimonas alkaloidigena includes these proteins:
- the asnS gene encoding asparagine--tRNA ligase: MRLTRTKINLLLQEMPLNQEVIVKGWVRTKRGSKNVAFIALNDGSTIHNLQVVADPDTIGEEILRKVTSGACISVKGKLAASQGQGQKIELPADAIEVLGEADPETYPLQPKKHSFEMLRKHAHLRPRTTTFGAIYRIRHAMTFAIHKFFNDHGFYCVHTPIITGSDAEGAGEMFRVTTLDLEKPPRNEEGEINYKEDFFAKETNLTVSGQLEAELAALALSDVYTFGPTFRAENSNTSRHLAEFWMIEPEMAFYDINDNMDLSEAFLKYLVQYALDNCKDDLEFLNKRALDEEKDKKKEERSDMSLLERLNFVVEHEFARVTYTEAIDILRNSKPNKKKKFQYLIEAWGADLQSEHERFLVEKHFKRPVILYNYPKDIKAFYMRSNEGEDTVAAMDVLFPGIGEIIGGSQREERLDKLTQRMEEMNVPQEEMWWYLDTRRFGSTPHSGFGLGFERLLLFVTGMGNIRDVIPFPRTPENAEF, encoded by the coding sequence ACTCAATCAGGAGGTAATAGTAAAGGGTTGGGTTAGGACAAAACGGGGCAGCAAAAATGTTGCATTTATTGCGCTCAATGATGGATCTACTATTCACAATTTACAGGTTGTGGCAGATCCTGATACTATCGGTGAAGAAATACTGAGAAAAGTTACATCAGGAGCATGCATATCTGTGAAAGGTAAGCTGGCCGCCTCTCAGGGGCAAGGGCAAAAAATTGAACTTCCTGCAGATGCTATAGAAGTATTAGGAGAGGCAGATCCTGAAACATATCCGCTTCAACCTAAAAAACATTCTTTTGAGATGCTGCGTAAGCATGCGCATTTACGCCCCCGTACTACTACTTTTGGAGCTATCTATCGTATTCGTCATGCAATGACTTTCGCGATCCATAAGTTTTTTAATGATCATGGTTTTTATTGTGTTCACACCCCTATCATTACAGGATCTGATGCGGAAGGAGCAGGGGAGATGTTTAGAGTAACTACGCTAGATTTAGAAAAACCTCCTCGTAATGAAGAAGGAGAAATAAATTATAAAGAAGATTTCTTCGCCAAGGAAACTAACCTTACTGTTTCCGGGCAGTTAGAGGCAGAACTGGCAGCGCTAGCTTTATCAGACGTATATACTTTTGGCCCAACTTTCAGGGCTGAGAACTCTAACACTTCTCGCCATCTGGCCGAATTCTGGATGATTGAGCCAGAAATGGCTTTCTATGACATCAATGATAATATGGATTTGTCAGAAGCCTTTCTGAAATATCTGGTCCAGTATGCTTTGGATAATTGTAAAGACGACCTTGAGTTTCTGAACAAAAGAGCGCTGGATGAAGAAAAAGATAAGAAGAAAGAAGAAAGAAGTGACATGTCTCTTCTTGAGCGCCTCAACTTTGTCGTTGAACACGAATTTGCCAGAGTCACCTATACTGAAGCTATTGATATTCTGCGGAACTCAAAGCCAAACAAGAAGAAAAAATTTCAGTATTTAATAGAAGCCTGGGGGGCAGATTTGCAGTCTGAACATGAGCGTTTTTTGGTTGAGAAGCATTTCAAGCGCCCGGTCATACTCTATAATTATCCTAAAGACATCAAAGCATTTTATATGCGTAGCAATGAGGGTGAGGATACAGTGGCAGCCATGGACGTATTATTTCCCGGTATCGGAGAAATTATCGGTGGTTCTCAGCGTGAAGAACGTCTGGATAAGCTGACCCAAAGAATGGAGGAGATGAATGTTCCACAAGAAGAAATGTGGTGGTATCTGGATACTCGCAGATTCGGATCCACTCCGCATAGCGGTTTCGGGCTTGGTTTTGAACGCTTATTGCTTTTTGTAACCGGAATGGGCAACATCCGTGATGTGATTCCTTTTCCCAGAACACCGGAAAACGCAGAGTTTTAG
- a CDS encoding ATP-dependent DNA helicase encodes MPKPSQIIQKKFPHSPTQGQRKLFLLFDHFLSSDQEPRMTILLRGYAGTGKTSVLSALVKALPSFDFRFVLLAPTGRAAKVMASYTERSAFTIHKIIYQRVADPGTGKIQFKRRKNYYQKTLFIIDESSMLSDEAGMDNKSLLADVIDFVFENDTNKLMLIGDAAQLPPVGQVLSRGLDAAYLASFFRLSIQEIELKEVMRQDLASGILHNATSIREEIDKEEFNIAFQTRKFKDIFRMTSEKLEDGLRYAYDKFGRENTIVVCRSNREAVQYNQYIRRNIFFYDNELEAGDYLMIVKNNYYFLGDDAPAGFLANGDFVEVLRIVDFEDQYGLRFATLELKLLDYPEQLPFEAKVILDTLHSPGPALAEEDYHKLYQQVFADYQDAETRKEQLEMVRSDMYLNALQVKYAYALTCHKSQGGQWDVVFVSQGYLKDEMINQEYLRWLYTAVTRAKSELYLMNFKSEFFI; translated from the coding sequence TTGCCTAAACCTTCTCAAATTATTCAGAAAAAGTTTCCCCATAGTCCTACCCAGGGACAGAGGAAGCTTTTTTTGCTTTTTGACCACTTCCTGAGTAGTGATCAGGAGCCCCGTATGACCATTTTGCTTAGAGGATATGCAGGTACAGGAAAAACCAGCGTATTAAGTGCCCTGGTAAAAGCTTTGCCATCTTTTGATTTTCGTTTTGTTTTGCTTGCGCCTACGGGGAGAGCGGCAAAAGTCATGGCTAGCTATACCGAGCGTAGCGCATTTACCATTCATAAGATTATTTACCAGCGTGTCGCTGATCCGGGTACTGGTAAAATTCAATTCAAGCGCAGGAAAAACTATTACCAAAAAACACTCTTCATTATTGATGAATCTTCCATGCTTTCTGATGAAGCCGGGATGGACAATAAAAGCCTGCTGGCCGATGTCATTGACTTTGTATTTGAAAATGATACAAACAAATTAATGCTTATTGGTGACGCCGCGCAACTTCCTCCTGTAGGTCAGGTACTTAGCAGAGGATTAGATGCTGCATACCTTGCTTCTTTTTTCCGACTGTCAATACAGGAAATAGAACTTAAAGAAGTAATGCGTCAGGACTTAGCTTCTGGTATTCTTCACAATGCCACTTCTATCCGCGAAGAAATAGATAAAGAAGAGTTTAACATTGCCTTTCAGACACGCAAGTTTAAGGATATCTTTCGTATGACGTCTGAAAAGCTGGAAGATGGCTTGAGGTATGCCTATGATAAGTTTGGAAGAGAAAACACAATTGTAGTCTGCCGCTCTAACCGGGAAGCTGTTCAGTACAATCAGTATATCCGTAGAAATATTTTTTTCTACGATAATGAGCTGGAAGCAGGAGATTACCTGATGATTGTTAAGAATAACTACTATTTTTTAGGTGATGATGCGCCAGCAGGTTTTCTCGCAAATGGCGACTTTGTTGAAGTTTTACGGATTGTTGACTTTGAGGATCAATACGGTTTAAGGTTTGCCACGCTGGAGCTGAAATTACTTGATTACCCTGAACAGCTACCATTTGAAGCTAAAGTGATTTTAGATACACTGCATTCTCCCGGACCAGCCCTGGCGGAAGAAGATTATCATAAACTTTATCAACAGGTATTCGCTGACTATCAGGATGCTGAGACAAGAAAAGAGCAGTTGGAAATGGTACGTAGTGATATGTACCTTAATGCACTACAGGTCAAATATGCTTATGCACTTACCTGTCATAAATCACAGGGAGGGCAATGGGATGTTGTATTCGTAAGTCAGGGGTATCTGAAAGATGAAATGATCAATCAAGAATATTTAAGATGGCTATATACAGCAGTTACACGTGCCAAGTCAGAGTTATACCTCATGAATTTCAAGTCTGAATTTTTTATATAA
- a CDS encoding FKBP-type peptidyl-prolyl cis-trans isomerase: MKKIFKQKQFLIIPGLVILMSGCLDNEDSEFEKQAKFDDQLISQHLEQNSITATKDNNSGIYYEVLKENTSGTPVEQEDVISIRYIMRTLGGKLIDSLTMGAEVDTVVRFQHVPGAIFPEGFNWGVRLMNEGEKFRFYIPSDKAFKNYSYKTLIPSETILNVEAEIVQVQSLDDVQKEEIEAIEDYISARELEGVSKKSTGIYYQRLQEGSGETLKTGQVVKVAYKGEFMNGEVFDKSESNKPLTFVLGIDQVIKGFEEGIKLMKKGEKGRIIIPSELAYAQGTQVIPGFIREDFMKTFQLRDIPPFQTLIFELEIVE; this comes from the coding sequence ATGAAAAAGATTTTTAAACAAAAGCAATTTCTTATCATCCCTGGCTTGGTGATACTAATGAGCGGCTGTCTAGACAATGAAGACTCAGAATTTGAAAAACAGGCAAAATTTGATGACCAACTCATTTCCCAACATTTAGAGCAAAACAGTATTACAGCTACAAAAGATAATAACAGTGGAATTTACTATGAGGTACTCAAAGAAAATACTTCTGGTACACCGGTAGAACAGGAAGATGTAATCTCAATTCGCTACATCATGAGAACTTTAGGGGGAAAACTGATTGATAGCTTAACTATGGGGGCAGAAGTAGATACTGTAGTACGCTTTCAGCATGTTCCGGGAGCAATATTTCCAGAAGGCTTCAATTGGGGAGTAAGACTTATGAATGAAGGAGAAAAATTCAGGTTTTATATCCCTTCTGATAAGGCATTTAAAAATTATTCATACAAAACACTTATTCCTTCAGAAACGATTCTTAATGTTGAAGCTGAAATCGTACAGGTACAATCATTAGATGATGTGCAGAAAGAGGAAATTGAGGCAATAGAAGATTACATCAGCGCGCGTGAATTAGAGGGTGTTTCTAAAAAATCTACTGGTATTTATTACCAAAGATTACAAGAGGGTTCTGGTGAAACCTTAAAAACCGGGCAAGTAGTAAAGGTGGCTTATAAAGGTGAGTTTATGAACGGAGAAGTTTTTGACAAATCTGAAAGCAATAAACCTTTGACCTTCGTTCTGGGCATTGACCAGGTCATCAAAGGCTTCGAAGAAGGAATAAAACTCATGAAAAAAGGTGAAAAAGGAAGGATTATTATTCCATCTGAACTAGCTTACGCACAAGGTACGCAAGTCATCCCTGGATTTATCAGGGAAGATTTTATGAAAACATTTCAACTGAGGGATATTCCCCCTTTTCAGACACTTATTTTTGAGTTGGAGATAGTGGAGTAA
- a CDS encoding DUF1573 domain-containing protein, translating to MKKIFLLSTVLLFSLHLFAQDETKDNGPVDGPQVTFAKSSHDFGDIQQGDKVNYVFEFENTGTEPLILSNVLTTCGCTATSWPREPLAPGERGEIAVSFNSAGKMGKQNKVVTVVSNAVNAQERVKIITNVLPKKDSTQ from the coding sequence ATGAAAAAAATTTTCTTACTATCCACCGTATTACTTTTTTCTCTCCATCTTTTTGCACAAGATGAAACAAAAGATAATGGGCCTGTAGATGGACCTCAGGTTACTTTCGCGAAGAGTTCACACGATTTTGGTGACATACAACAGGGAGACAAAGTAAATTATGTATTTGAGTTTGAGAACACAGGGACTGAACCGCTAATTCTTTCCAATGTACTGACTACATGTGGCTGTACCGCAACTTCATGGCCTCGTGAGCCCCTTGCTCCTGGCGAGAGAGGAGAAATTGCAGTTTCTTTTAATAGTGCAGGAAAGATGGGCAAACAGAATAAAGTAGTGACTGTTGTCTCTAATGCTGTAAATGCACAGGAAAGGGTAAAGATCATCACCAATGTGCTTCCTAAGAAGGATAGTACGCAGTAA
- a CDS encoding energy transducer TonB, whose translation MESKKTPKADLNNRTGLHLSIGLVISLAVVTLAFEWKSYDDQSLVDLGVVEDDFEDVMEIPPTEQPPPPPPKIQQPEIIEVPDEEEIEEEIEIDLDVEITEDTQIEEMVFEEAPEEEVSDEIFMVVEDQPEPQGGMQAFYEYVGKNLKYPSQARRMGIEGKVFVQFVVNTDGSITQVQAIKGIGAGCDAEAVRVLENAPKWKPGKQRGRPVRVRMVLPITFKLG comes from the coding sequence ATGGAATCTAAGAAAACACCCAAAGCCGATCTGAACAATAGGACCGGACTTCACCTAAGCATAGGCTTAGTGATCAGTTTGGCCGTTGTGACGCTTGCATTTGAATGGAAGTCTTACGACGATCAATCTCTTGTTGACTTAGGTGTTGTGGAAGATGACTTTGAGGATGTGATGGAAATACCGCCTACCGAGCAGCCACCGCCGCCACCACCAAAAATCCAACAACCCGAAATTATTGAGGTTCCTGATGAGGAAGAGATTGAAGAGGAAATTGAAATTGACCTTGATGTAGAGATAACCGAAGATACTCAGATTGAAGAGATGGTGTTTGAAGAAGCACCCGAAGAAGAAGTTTCTGATGAAATCTTCATGGTTGTTGAGGATCAACCTGAGCCACAAGGTGGTATGCAGGCTTTCTACGAATATGTAGGGAAAAACTTAAAATATCCTTCTCAGGCTCGTAGAATGGGTATTGAAGGAAAAGTATTTGTTCAGTTTGTAGTAAACACTGACGGTTCTATCACGCAAGTACAAGCCATTAAAGGTATTGGTGCAGGTTGTGATGCTGAAGCTGTTCGTGTATTGGAAAACGCTCCTAAGTGGAAACCTGGTAAGCAAAGGGGTAGACCTGTAAGAGTAAGAATGGTACTTCCTATTACCTTCAAGCTTGGATAA
- a CDS encoding VanZ family protein, which translates to MFFRFNFYTMVWALIILALILLPGQQMPEISVKFFLSIDKLAHAFVFCVLVLLMIIGFTKQYTYPVLRNNAAKYSLLISMIYAIILEILQFLSNARMVEFLDATANLVGCISGYLIFLLIYRL; encoded by the coding sequence ATGTTTTTCAGATTTAATTTTTACACAATGGTGTGGGCGCTAATCATCTTAGCGTTAATCCTGTTACCCGGCCAGCAGATGCCTGAAATAAGTGTTAAATTCTTCTTAAGCATAGATAAACTTGCACACGCATTCGTGTTTTGTGTTTTAGTATTACTTATGATCATTGGCTTCACTAAACAATATACGTATCCGGTGCTCCGAAACAATGCAGCAAAATATTCGTTGTTAATATCGATGATATATGCAATCATTCTTGAAATACTTCAATTTTTAAGTAACGCAAGAATGGTTGAATTTTTGGATGCTACTGCAAATCTTGTTGGATGTATTTCCGGTTATCTGATTTTTTTGTTGATTTACAGACTTTAA
- the gcvH gene encoding glycine cleavage system protein GcvH produces MNLPDNLKYTKDHEWVRVEGNEAYVGITDFAQGELGDIVFVEIETEGEELSQGEVFGTVEAVKTVSDLFMPIDAKILEFNSELESSPELVNEDPYDKGWMVKISLDDTSKLNELLDAEAYNELIGG; encoded by the coding sequence ATGAATCTACCTGATAATTTGAAATACACTAAAGACCACGAGTGGGTAAGGGTTGAGGGAAATGAAGCTTATGTGGGAATCACCGATTTTGCTCAGGGTGAACTGGGCGATATTGTATTTGTAGAAATAGAAACTGAAGGTGAAGAGTTGAGCCAGGGCGAAGTCTTCGGCACTGTAGAGGCTGTCAAAACTGTTTCTGACCTTTTCATGCCTATTGATGCTAAAATTCTTGAATTTAATAGTGAACTGGAATCATCCCCTGAACTTGTCAATGAGGACCCTTATGATAAGGGCTGGATGGTAAAGATCAGCCTGGATGATACCTCTAAGCTTAATGAACTCCTTGACGCAGAAGCTTATAATGAGCTTATCGGAGGTTAG